In the Methanobacterium formicicum genome, TAAGAATCTAGAAAATAATGCCAGATATTATTTAATGTAACCTAAAACAATATTTATATAATAATTATAATAATATTAATAATGTTCAGGAGGTAGAAATAGATGGTTAAAGAATTAGGGCCAAATGTAGATATTGATGATTTTAAAAGGGGTGTTAACTTTCTCAGTGATGCTCTTGCTAATAAAAAAGCTAAATTCTACTTTGAACCCGCTAAAACTGGTATAATCTTTAAAAAACCTCCTACTAAAAAATCTGTACGTAATTATGGCATAGACGATTCAAAAATACAAGATATAATTGATGAAATTATTGAGATTGTATCTATCATTTTAGCTGGAGAAAAAGATGAAGTTATTTTGAATATTCAAGACAACAACGAAATGCTTCAAACTTTTAATAATAGATGTGATCTGATTGAGAAAGAAATAATCAACTGGAATCTAATTAAAAGATATCATCTTCAAAAAAATTATAAAACTTCTTTATTGGATAAATTTGATTGGGATATTATTATCAAAAAAACTGAGTTCAATGGTAAAAAACTCACATTTCCAACTGCAATGTTAAGGATACGTACCAGAAAACCGTTTTCAGATAATCCACCAGTCATGAAAACAGAAACATTTACTTTAGAAACTGGAATGGAAGAAATCGACCAATTAATTAATGAGCTTGAGCAAATTAAAAAATCTTTATCTAAAGAAGAAATTTAGGGGGTGATTATATCATTTACAAAGACACAGTGTCAACCTTGGAATTTGAAGACTCTAATCAACCTATTTTAAAAGAAATACATGAAGAAGAAGCCAGGATCCATTTTAAAGAAGAA is a window encoding:
- a CDS encoding COMM domain-containing protein; translation: MVKELGPNVDIDDFKRGVNFLSDALANKKAKFYFEPAKTGIIFKKPPTKKSVRNYGIDDSKIQDIIDEIIEIVSIILAGEKDEVILNIQDNNEMLQTFNNRCDLIEKEIINWNLIKRYHLQKNYKTSLLDKFDWDIIIKKTEFNGKKLTFPTAMLRIRTRKPFSDNPPVMKTETFTLETGMEEIDQLINELEQIKKSLSKEEI